One Papaver somniferum cultivar HN1 chromosome 10, ASM357369v1, whole genome shotgun sequence genomic window carries:
- the LOC113315371 gene encoding zinc finger MYM-type protein 5-like, with the protein MTGMPLKRKQSSGCQNRKNQKKRLASTKSLAGSFDKFLIRNKPIVGNATNEDDATADKGMNEGNENDGIADNGMNEGNVSDGAADNGIEEDNVNVGVANNGVNEGIKGADGDNRDRNEDDANTTAENNEVGNCGDKLTDRDMLDPGNWETIDKKLVDFLVEKGPVRVDNIIFPRDDKNDCFSSYHYFRKLSNFEKQDRRWLVYSKTLDKVLCFCCKLFMKRESNYQLCSTGFNDWNNLSGRLASHENCGVHHRCMYDWLELELRLRKEKTIDKRIQEQINKYKEVLERMKDGVLFLAKNGLAFRGDNEKVYTKNNGNFLSFIETLGKYDPVLKYHLKSIEKNEMRTHYLSHKIQNELISMLADATRKLIVKKIHEAKYFSVILDCTPDVSRREQMSIIIRCVDVSTARIEEYYLGFLRVEDKT; encoded by the coding sequence ATGACAGGTATGCCTCTGAAAAGAAAACAATCATCTGGATGTCAAAATAGGAAGAACCAAAAAAAGAGATTGGCATCTACTAAATCTCTTGCAGGTTCTTTTGATAAGTTTTTGATTAGGAATAAACCAATAGTTGGGAACGCCACCAACGAAGATGATGCTACAGCTGATAAGGGTATGAATGAGGGGAATGAGAACGATGGTATTGCTGATAATGGCATGAATGAGGGGAATGTAAGTGATGGGGCTGCTGATAATGGGATTGAGGAGGATAATGTGAATGTTGGTGTTGCTAATAATGGTGTTAATGAGGGGATTAAAGGTGCTGATGGTGATAATAGAGATAGAAATGAGGATGATGCAAACACAACAGCAGAAAATAATGAAGTTGGAAATTGTGGTGATAAGTTAACAGATAGAGACATGCTTGATCCAGGtaattgggaaacaattgataaaaAACTTGTTGATTTTTTGGTAGAGAAGGGTCCGGTAAGAGTTGACAATATCATATTCCCTAGAGATGACAAGAACGATTGTTTCTCTAGCTATCATTACTTTCGGAAATTGAGCAATTTTGAGAAACAAGATAGAAGATGGTTAGTGTATTCGAAAACTTTGGATAAGGTATTATGTTTTTGTTGTAAACTGTTCATGAAAAGGGAAAGTAATTATCAGTTGTGCAGTACTGGGTTTAATGATTGGAATAACCTAAGTGGAAGACTCGCAAGTCATGAAAACTGTGGAGTGCATCATCGTTGTATGTATGATTGGCTTGAGTTGGAATTAAGATTGAGAAAGGAAAAAACTATCGACAAAAGAATACAAGAACAGATCAACAAATATAAAGAAGTATTGGAGAGGATGAAGGATGGAGTGTTGTTTCTAGCGAAGAATGGTTTAGCATTTCGTGGCGATAATGAGAAAGTTTATACAAAAAACAATGGTAACTTCTTAAGCTTCATAGAGACACTTGGAAAATATGATCCCGTGTTAAAGTATCATCTGAAGAGCATTGAAAAGAATGAAATGCGTACTCATTATCTCAGCCACAAGATTCAAAACGAACTGATTTCAATGCTTGCCGATGCAACGAGAAAGCTTATTGTCAAGAAAATCCACGAAGCCAAATACTTTTCAGTTATTCTTGATTGTACTCCTGATGTTTCTCGCAGGGAACAAATGTCTATTATCATCCGATGCGTAGATGTTTCAACAGCAAGAATCGAAGAGTATTATCTTGGGTTTTTGCGAGTGGAAGATAAAACATGA
- the LOC113315372 gene encoding zinc finger MYM-type protein 1-like — protein MKGKLKGVQARLLEINPRAFYTPCACHILNLILSYMAKSCPKASSFFGSIQRIYTLFSASTNRWDVFKEEIGKKGWTLKPLSDTRWEIRVASVKAIRYQAPKIRNALERLRDSSPISQEVSTADSLVSFDLHNFEFYLSLTIWYRLLFAVNTVSKSLQSKDMDIGVAIQQMKGLIEFFKDFRVNGFQKAMDEAKEIARAMGTEPTFREVRNTRTTEPTSGEEFFRKNYFLYIVDSAMSSFRTRFEQFQMYEEIFGFLYDLNKLKYMSEDELMSACVALEAYLKHGRSSDIDGRELCMELIVMRIVLPSSCSKPIDVLQFLLRMGGCYPNAWIAYRILLTIPVTVASAERSFSKLKLIFSYLRSTMSQERLVGLSMLAIENDMAMQVDFKIVLSDFASRNARRVIFE, from the coding sequence ATGAAAGGAAAACTTAAAGGTGTGCAGGCAAGATTACTCGAGATCAATCCAAGAGCTTTCTACACACCATGTGCTTGTCATATTCTTAATCTCATACTTTCATATATGGCCAAGTCTTGTCCTAAAGCAAGTTCTTTTTTTGGATCCATACAACGTATTTATACACTTTTTTCAGCTTCAACCAACCGGTGGGATGTATTTAAAGAGGAGATTGGAAAGAAGGGATGGACACTTAAACCGTTGTCAGATACACGGTGGGAAATCCGTGTCGCAAGTGTCAAAGCAATAAGATACCAAGCTCCAAAAATTCGAAATGCTTTAGAGAGATTGCGAGATTCATCCCCTATCTCTCAAGAAGTCAGCACTGCCGACAGCTTAGTAAGTTTTGACTTgcataattttgaattttatctTAGCTTGACTATCTGGTATAGACTTCTGTTTGCTGTTAATACTGTGAGTAAGTCATTGCAATCTAAAGATATGGACATTGGTGTTGCTATACAACAAATGAAAGGTCTTATTGAGTTTTTTAAAGACTTTAGAGTAAATGGGTTTcaaaaggcaatggatgaagctaaggAGATTGCAAGAGCGATGGGAACTGAACCTACATTTCGTGAAGTTCGTAACACCCGTACTACCGAACCAACATCAGGTGAGGAGTTTTTTAGAAAAAATTACTTCTTATATATAGTAGATAGTGCTATGTCTTCATTCCGAACCAGATTTGAACAATTTCAAATGTACGAAGAAATATTTGGGTTTTTGTATGACTTGAACAAGTTGAAatatatgagtgaggatgaactgATGAGTGCATGTGTTGCACTTGAAGCTTATTTGAAGCATGGTAGATCTAGTGATATTGATGGCAGGGAATTATGTATGGAACTAATCGTCATGCGAATTGTACTACCTAGTTCGTGTAGTAAGCCAATCGATGTCTTACAATTTTTACTAAGAATGGGTGGTTGTTACCCTAATGCATGGATTGCTTATAGGATATTGCTTACGATTCCAGTCACAGTCGCCTCCGCGGAAAGAAGTTTTTCTAAGCTAAAGTTGATTTTCTCGTATCTTCGATCAACCATGTCGCAGGAAAGACTAGTAGGATTATCTATGTTAGCAATTGAAAATGACATGGCTATGCAAGTTGATTTTAAAATTGTACTTTCTGATTTCGCATCCAGGAATGCAAGAAGGGTCATTTTCGAATAG